From the Sphingobium sp. RAC03 genome, the window CGATGATCTGGTGAAGCCCAACCCATGAAGGTGGCCCGAAAGAATTGGTGACCCCTACGAGAATCGAACTCGTGCTTCAGCCGTGAGAGGGCCGCGTCCTAACCGCTAGACGAAGGGGCCATGCGACCGCGCTCAGGCGGTCGGCAGAGGCGCGCTTTAGGAAGACGGCGTAATCGCGTCAAGCGAAACAGCGTCCCACCGCCAACCGAGCCACATAAAAAACCACCCCATGCAGAGCATGGGGTGGCCAAGGTTCAGGGAGGAGACGCCTCCAAAGGGGGAGGCGCCCATACGATACACCCGAAAGGGGGGCAGGTGCACCGCATGATTTATAGATAGGGCAGGATGCTTCGCCATACAAGGGGGGAAGCAACGCCCTTTCTATCAATTATTTGAACCGTTTCGGGTTAATAGCTGGTTCAGGCTTCGGCAGGCTGCGGTGCGGCGGGAAGGGCGATCGGCCCCTTGCCCTGCGAGACCTGCGTTTCGAAAATCTCACGCATCAACTGCAGCGAGAAGAGATGGGCGTAGATCAGCGGCAGCATGCCGTTCTGGTTGATCTTGCGCAGCTGGTCGCCGCGCATGTCGCGCAGCTTTTCCTCGTTGATCATGCGGAAGCCGCGATAGACGAAGGGCTGTTCGTTGACCGGCGTCTGGATCGACACTTCGCCATCCATCAGCAGGTCCATGTCCTGCAATTCGCGCACGAACTGGCTGGTGCGCGCGGCGGCCTGTTCGAAATCCTCGCAGAATTTCAGAACGCCCTGGGTCAGTTCGCTGGGCTTGCCGTCCTGGAACAGCGCGGTGCCTTCCTCGAACGCGCCGATCGCCGAGCTGGTCGGGTCGAAGCACAGCGACAATTCCTCGCTATCGGGACGCAGCTTGGCCAGCATCCAGGGATAGCGACGGACATAGGCGGGGACATAGGCCGGGCCGCGCAGCTTGCCTTCGTCATCGACAAAGACGTTCACGCCTTCGTTAAGGCCCATCAGCGCCAGCGGCACCGAATCGGCGCCCGACGAAAAGATGATCGGCACGAAGCGCTGGGCCGACACGAATTCGTCGATCGTCAACGGCACGGCATGCTGGCTGACCAGGAAGGGGGCGGCGTCGACCGTGCGGCTATGAAAATCGACATGGTCTACGCTGCTGAGCGGCAGCAGGTCGTTGTAGAAGATCGGCAGATTGTTCGCGGGCGCGCTGGCCATGATCAAATATCCATTCTTGCAGGCAGCGGTTTTTCAGGCACGCCGCAGGTCCGATGATTGGGGCAGGGCGATAATCACCTTGGCGACGCCGTGCAATCGCTTTGTCGCGGTCAGGCTTCTTCGGGCAAGGGTATCAGCTTGCCGGGGTTCATGATGCCCTTGGGGTCGAACGCCGTCTTGATCGCGCGCAACGCGCCGATCCGCGCGGGACTGGCCAGTCGTCCGAGTTCCGCGCGCTTCATCTGGCCGATGCCATGCTCGGCCGAAATCGATCCGCCCGCTGCTACCACCGCATCATGGACGAAGGCGTTGATCGCCTGACCCTGCGCCGCGATCCACGCCGGACCGTCGCTGGTGCCCTTTGGCGCGCGGACATGAAAATGGACATTGCCATCGCCCAGATGCCCGAAGGAGGAGGCGGTCGTGCCGGGGAAGCGCGCCTGCGCCGCCTGCGCCGCGTCGATCATGAAGGCCGGCATCCGCGCGACCGGCACGCTAATGTCATATTGCAGCGCTGGCCCCTGCGCCTTTTCCGATTCCGACAGGGATTCGCGGATGCGCCAGAAAGCATCGGCCTGCGCCTCATTCGCAGCGATGGCCGCGTCGATCGCCAGCTCCCGCTCGAACGCATCGGTCAGCGCCTGTTCCAGCCGCTCGGCCGGGCTGGGGTCGTTCAGGTCGGCATGATCCACCTCGATCAGCACATGCCAAGGTGTGCGCGTCTCGATCGGGCTGCGCGTGCCGGGGATGTGCCCCAAAACGAAGCCCAGCGTTTCGTCGGCGATGACCTCGAACCCCTCCACGCTATCACCCAATTGCGCCTCGACCAGCCGCAGCAGCGCCAGCGCATCGGCGGGGGAAGCGACGCCAACCCAGCCGACGGCGCGGGCGGCAATGGCGGGGACCAGTCGCAACGCCGCCGCCGTGACGATGCCCAGCGTCCCTTCCGCGCCGATCAGCAATTGCTTGATGTCATAGCCGCGATTGTCTTTCTTCAGCGCATCCAGCCCGTCGAAGATACTCCCATCGGGCAGCACCACCTCCACCCCCTCCACCAGCGCGCGCATCGTGCCATGCCGCAGCACCTGGGTTCCGCCCGCATTGGTGGACACCAGTCCGCCGATCGTCGCCGATCCCTTCGCGCCGAGGCTCAGCGGAAAGCGCCGACCCACATCCTCCGCCGCGTCATGCAGCACGCTCAGGATCACGCCCGCCTCGCACACCGCCAGATTATCGTCGGCCGACAGGCTGCGGATCGCGTTCATCCGGCGCAGGGACAGGATCAGCGCCGATCCGTCGGCGGGCGGCGTCGCACCCCCGACCATCGACGTATTGCCCCCCTGTGGCACCAACGCGACGCCCAGTTCGGCGGCCAGCGCGACCGTCGCCGCCACCTCCTGCGTCGACGCAGGCGCCAGGATCGCAGCCGCCGTGCCATGATAACGCCCGCGCCAGTCGCTCGTCCATGGCGCGATGTCGTCCGGGTCGGTGACGACGCCCTTCGGCCCAAGCAGCGCGGCGAAGCGCGCAATGATGTCCTGTCCAATCATGGGACCGTCTATGCGCGCAAATTCATCGACGGTTCAACCACTCGTCGATAGCGTGCCATTCCCATAAGGGGTCCGCTTTGTTTCATTCCATCCTGCTACTGCTTGCCGCGCCAGGCGCGCAGCCCGTGCAATGGGCGCAATTGACGATCGAGCGGCGCGTCATCATGCGCGTGCCCATGGTCCGCAAGGGCAAGGCGCCTGTGCGCATCACACCCGATGCCGCCGATGATTGGGACGAAAAGAAAGGGCCACGCTGCGTCGCGCTCCGCTCGATTCGCGCCGCTAGCATCATCGTGCGCAATGGCGTGGATCTCATCCTCGCCGATCAGCATCGCTACCGCGCCCGGCTGGAAAAGGGGTGCGATTCGGCGGGCTTTTATTCGGGCTTCTATGTCGAGCCGGATGCGGACGGATCGCTCTGTTCGGGACGCGACGAATTGCAGGCGCGCAGCGGCATGAGCTGTGCGATCGACAGTTTCCGCCGCCTCGTCGCCGCCGACGACTGATCGCGATCCCCAAGGCCCCGAATTACGGGATTTTCTTGACAAGTGGCCGATATTTCCGCAATGCGCGGCCGATTTTCCATCGTGCGGACTGGCAGGATGGGGCAACCTCCTGTTCCCGGACCATTGAATGACTTTTGCCGATCTCGGCCTTTCCGACGAATTGCTCAGGGCCGTAACCGAATCCGGTTACGACACGCCCACCCCCATTCAGGCGCAGGCAATTCCTTCCGTCCTGATGATGCGCGACATCATCGGCATTGCGCAGACGGGAACGGGCAAGACGGCCAGCTTCGTGCTGCCGATGATCGACATTCTCGCCCATGGCCGCAGCCGCGCGCGGATGCCGCGCTCGCTCATCCTGGAGCCGACCCGTGAACTCGCCGCCCAGGTGGCGGAGAATTTCGAGAAATACGGCAAATATCACAAGCTCTCGATGGCCCTGCTGATCGGTGGCGTGTCGATGGGCGACCAGCTCGCGGCGCTCGAAAAGGGCGTGGACGTGCTGATCGCGACGCCGGGGCGCCTGATGGACCTGTTCGGTCGCGGCAAGATCATGCTCAACGGCTGCTCGCTGCTGGTCATCGACGAAGCCGACCGGATGCTCGACATGGGTTTCATCCCGGATATCGAGGAAATCTGCACCAAGCTGCCCGCGCAGCGCCAGACCTTGCTGTTTTCCGCGACGATGCCGCTGGTGATCAAGAAGCTGGCCGACAAATTCCTGTCCAACCCCAAGTCGATCGAAGTCGCGCGGCCAGCCAGCGCCTCGATCAACATCACCCAGCGGTTGGTAAAGGTCGATGCACGCAAGAAGCGGACCGTCCTCGCCAAGATGCTGGCGGAGGCTGACGTCACCAGCGCGGTCATCTTCTGCAACCGCAAGACCACGGTGCGGGATCTGAACAAGAGCCTGCAACGCGACGGCTTCAAGTCGGGCGAAATCCATGGCGACATCGACCAGGGATCGCGCATCGCCGAACTGGAACGCTTCCGCGCGGGCACCGTCAACATCCTCGTTGCATCCGACGTCGCGGCGCGCGGGCTGGACATCAAGGGCGTCAGCCATGTGTTCAACTATGACGCACCCTGGCATCCGGACGATTATGTCCACCGCATCGGCCGCACCGGCCGCGCGGGCGCATCGGGCGTCGCCTACACCTTCGTCACCGAAGCGGACGCCGAAGCGATCGACAATATCCAGAAGCTGATCGGTACCAAGATCGAAGTCGTTGGCGCAGCCGAAGTTATTGCAACGGTTGAATCCACCGAAGAAGCCGCCCCTTCGCGTGCGCCGAGGGGCCGCAAGCCCCGCGCGGCAAAGCCCGCAGCCGACAAGCCCGCCCGTGCCAAGGAACCGCAGGCGCAAGCCACACCGCCTCGCGAAGAAGCGCCGGTCACGGCGGAGCCTGCCGCTGAACCGATCCGCGAAGCCCGCCCACCCCGCACCGAACGTCCCCGCGAAGAGCCAAGAGACCGCCCCGCCGCCGCCCCGCGCGCGCCGCAGCCAAACCGTGGCCGCCGCAACGAAATGGCCGATGACGGTCCCGACGATGGCTGGAACGGCCCGGTTCCCGAATTCCTGAACTTCGGCTTCGACGCCTGAATTTGGGTATCGACGGGCTTTGAGTCTGTCCGCCAACGTGCAAGCCCAGCACGATGGGGGCAAACCATAAGCCAACCTCATTCCCCCCTCCCGCAGGCGGGAGGGGGTTAGGGGGTGGGCCAGCGCAACGGCTGCGCTGGCCCACCCCGCTGCGACTAAATTCCCCCGGCACAAGGCCGGGGTCATTAAGTCTCGCTGCCCAGCGTCGGGTGAACAGTCCCCCGGACTGTTCAGGTCATGCCGGGGGCATGACCGACCCAACGCTCGCAAGCGGTAGGGGCGACGGATGCAGCCCGTAACCAACCGACCATCATTCCCGTAAAATCCTCCCCTGTAAGGGGAGGGGGACCGGCGCAGCCGGTGGAGGGGTGTCACCCTATCGATAGCATGACACCCCTCCGTCAGGGCTACGCCCTGCCACCTCCCCTGCTAGGGGAGGATGATTGACACCGACCAGTTATAGGCAGAACGGGCTAAATCACGGATGCCGATGAGTGGCCGCATTTGGGTCATCCGCAAACATCACACCAGCACTCTGATCCTGTGGATAGCCATGGGCGAATTTGTAGGCGAGCAATGCCTCAACTATAACCTCCTTAAAGGTGGAACGTTGTTCCGGAGGACAGGAAACCGAGTTAACGATCCAGATAAAATCGCATGCTTGTCTCAACGCATCGTTAGCCGTTGGGGTGGCAATGTATGCAGCGAAGCGTCCTGCGATCCGTTCACCTCTTATTTCAAAATATCGATCGCCTTCCGACGAACTGCCAGCGGGAACCAGTTCAAGATGACGTTGAGAGTCAACTGTCTGTCTCGCTTTGTTGTTCGCTAAAAATGCCATATGGCTGCCTTACATCAACACCCCTAATGTCTGCTTAGCGTAAGAAAAAATGTAAAGCCGACTGACCGCTTCTCACCCAGCCCCCCCCTACAACAACCCCTTAGCCCGCATACTCACATGCCCCTGCGCGCCGACGATGATATGGTCATGCACGGCGATATTCAGCCGTTTGCCCGCCTCGATGATCTGCCGCGTCACCTCTATGTCCTGACGACTGGGTTCAGGCGAACCACTGGGATGGTTGTGGACCAGGATCAGCGCCGCCGACCCCAGGTCGATGGCGCGCCGTATAACCTCGCGGACATAGATGGCGGCCTGGTCTATGGACCCATCGCCCATATTCTCATCACGGATCAGCATGTTGCGGGTGTTGAGATGCAGCACGCGCACGCGTTCCACCCCCAGATGCGCCATGTCGGCGCGCAGATAGTCGAGCAATGCCTGCCAACTCGCCAGCACCGGCCGCGCCGCGACCTCGTTGCGGAGCATCCGCAGTGCGCTCGCCTGCACGATCTTGATCGCGGCGACGCTGGTGTCGCCCATGCCCGGCACCCGCGCAATCGCATGCCAGTCCGCTGCCATCAGCCCGCCGATCCCGCCAAATTCGCGCAGCAACGCCTTGGCCAGCGGCTTGGTGTCGCGCCGGGGAATCGCCAACGCCAGCAGATATTCGATCAGTTCATGATCGTGCAGCGCGTCGCCGCCCGTCTCCGCCAGCTTCTGGCGCAGCCTTGCCCGGTGGCCTGCGCCGTCATGCGTGACTTTTGCGTCCTGCTCGGCCAAGCTCGCCCCCTTGCTACCGACCATGACGCTATGCGTTGCGGAATCGCGGGGCAAGGATATTTAGGACGGGTCGGACGTTCTGGTCCCGTCACGGACCATAGAGTGTCGCACGAAAGCCGGGGTTGGCCATAAGCATGGAAGAACAGGACGGCGAAGAGGCGATT encodes:
- a CDS encoding SapC family protein, with amino-acid sequence MASAPANNLPIFYNDLLPLSSVDHVDFHSRTVDAAPFLVSQHAVPLTIDEFVSAQRFVPIIFSSGADSVPLALMGLNEGVNVFVDDEGKLRGPAYVPAYVRRYPWMLAKLRPDSEELSLCFDPTSSAIGAFEEGTALFQDGKPSELTQGVLKFCEDFEQAAARTSQFVRELQDMDLLMDGEVSIQTPVNEQPFVYRGFRMINEEKLRDMRGDQLRKINQNGMLPLIYAHLFSLQLMREIFETQVSQGKGPIALPAAPQPAEA
- a CDS encoding FAD-binding oxidoreductase, which encodes MIGQDIIARFAALLGPKGVVTDPDDIAPWTSDWRGRYHGTAAAILAPASTQEVAATVALAAELGVALVPQGGNTSMVGGATPPADGSALILSLRRMNAIRSLSADDNLAVCEAGVILSVLHDAAEDVGRRFPLSLGAKGSATIGGLVSTNAGGTQVLRHGTMRALVEGVEVVLPDGSIFDGLDALKKDNRGYDIKQLLIGAEGTLGIVTAAALRLVPAIAARAVGWVGVASPADALALLRLVEAQLGDSVEGFEVIADETLGFVLGHIPGTRSPIETRTPWHVLIEVDHADLNDPSPAERLEQALTDAFERELAIDAAIAANEAQADAFWRIRESLSESEKAQGPALQYDISVPVARMPAFMIDAAQAAQARFPGTTASSFGHLGDGNVHFHVRAPKGTSDGPAWIAAQGQAINAFVHDAVVAAGGSISAEHGIGQMKRAELGRLASPARIGALRAIKTAFDPKGIMNPGKLIPLPEEA
- the radC gene encoding JAB domain-containing protein; this encodes MVGSKGASLAEQDAKVTHDGAGHRARLRQKLAETGGDALHDHELIEYLLALAIPRRDTKPLAKALLREFGGIGGLMAADWHAIARVPGMGDTSVAAIKIVQASALRMLRNEVAARPVLASWQALLDYLRADMAHLGVERVRVLHLNTRNMLIRDENMGDGSIDQAAIYVREVIRRAIDLGSAALILVHNHPSGSPEPSRQDIEVTRQIIEAGKRLNIAVHDHIIVGAQGHVSMRAKGLL
- a CDS encoding DEAD/DEAH box helicase is translated as MTFADLGLSDELLRAVTESGYDTPTPIQAQAIPSVLMMRDIIGIAQTGTGKTASFVLPMIDILAHGRSRARMPRSLILEPTRELAAQVAENFEKYGKYHKLSMALLIGGVSMGDQLAALEKGVDVLIATPGRLMDLFGRGKIMLNGCSLLVIDEADRMLDMGFIPDIEEICTKLPAQRQTLLFSATMPLVIKKLADKFLSNPKSIEVARPASASINITQRLVKVDARKKRTVLAKMLAEADVTSAVIFCNRKTTVRDLNKSLQRDGFKSGEIHGDIDQGSRIAELERFRAGTVNILVASDVAARGLDIKGVSHVFNYDAPWHPDDYVHRIGRTGRAGASGVAYTFVTEADAEAIDNIQKLIGTKIEVVGAAEVIATVESTEEAAPSRAPRGRKPRAAKPAADKPARAKEPQAQATPPREEAPVTAEPAAEPIREARPPRTERPREEPRDRPAAAPRAPQPNRGRRNEMADDGPDDGWNGPVPEFLNFGFDA